Genomic DNA from Catellatospora sp. TT07R-123:
GGCTGCGGGGCGGCGGGGACAGGCGTCGCGGCCGGGACGGCGACGGTGACGCGCGCGGCGGCGGTCAGGGCCTGGGCCAGGTCGGCCCACAGGTCCTCCGGGTCCTCCAGGCCCACCGACATGCGCAGCAGGCTCGGCGTGATGCCGCCGGTGGCCTTGCCCGCCTCGTCGACCAGCCGGTGGGTCAGCAGCGCCGGGTGCTCGATGAGCGTGTCGACCGAGCCCAGGCTCACCGCCGGGGTGATCAGCTTCAGGTGGGAGACCACCGCGGCCGCGTCGTCGGCGGTCTCGAACGCGATCATCGCGCCGGGACCGCGCATCTGGCGGCCGACCAGCCCGCGCGGGTCGTTGCCGGGCAGGCCCGGGTAGTGCACCTTGGCCACGCCCCGGTGCACGGCCAGCCGCACCGCGAGCATCGCCGCGCTCGCCTGGGCGGCGCGCACCCGCAGCGGCAGCGTGGCCAGGCCGCGGTGCAGCAGGTAGCCGCCCAGCGGGTGCAGCACCGCGCCGGTCAGGATGCGCACCTGGCGCAGCGCGGCGGCGCGCTCCTGCGAGCAGGCGACCACGCCGCCGAGCACGTCGCCGTGCCCGCCGAGGTACTTCGTGCCCGAGTGCACCACGTACGCCGCGCCGAGCCGGGCGGGGTTCTGCAGCACCGGGGTGGCGAACGTGTTGTCGACCAGCAGCGGGACGTCCCCGGCCTGGATGGCGACGGTGGCGATGTCGACCAGGCTCAGCGTCGGGTTGCCCGGCGTCTCCACGATCACCAGGCCGGTGTCGGGGCGCAGCGCGGTGCCGACCTCGTCCTGGTCGACCCAGGTGACGGTCAGGCCGAGCAGGCCGGTGGCGAGCAGGTGGTCGGTGCCGCCGTAGAGGGGGCGTACGGCCACGACGTGGCGCTTGCCGGTGAGCACGCACGCGGCCTGGAGCACGGCGGTGATCGCGGCCATGCCCGAGGAGAACGACACCGCGGTCTCGGTGCCCTCCAGGTCGGCCAGCGCCTGCTCGAACCGGGCCGTGGTCGGGTTGTAGAGGCGCTGGTAGACCGGGGTGGCGGCGGTGGCCGCGCCCTCGGCGAAGGCGCCCAGCGCGGCGCCCGCCGCGACCTGGTCGTGCATCGGGTACGTGGTGGAGAAGTCCAGCGGCAGCGCGTGGACGCCGAGCTCGGCGAGGTCGGCGCGGCCCGCGTGCACGGCACGGGTATCGGCGGCGTACGTCATGGCGCAGATCATGGGGAGTTCTTCGGCACAGCTCAACAAGGTCTGAATATCATTCGGCGTATGGCCGAGAACGTCGCACTCGATACGGTGGACCTGGCGATTCTGCGCGCGTTGCAGAACGATGCGCGGATCTCGAACAAGGACCTGGCCGCGAAGGTGAACGTGGCCGCCTCGACCTGCCTGGAGCGGGTGCGCTCGCTCCAGCGGCGCGGGGTGCTGGTGGGTTTCCACGCCGAGGCGGACCCGGCGGCGCTGGGGCGGCCGCTCCAGGCGTACATCGCGGTGCGGGTGCGCCCCCACAACCGCGACGTGGTGGAGCCCTTCATCCGGTTCGC
This window encodes:
- a CDS encoding PLP-dependent aspartate aminotransferase family protein, coding for MTYAADTRAVHAGRADLAELGVHALPLDFSTTYPMHDQVAAGAALGAFAEGAATAATPVYQRLYNPTTARFEQALADLEGTETAVSFSSGMAAITAVLQAACVLTGKRHVVAVRPLYGGTDHLLATGLLGLTVTWVDQDEVGTALRPDTGLVIVETPGNPTLSLVDIATVAIQAGDVPLLVDNTFATPVLQNPARLGAAYVVHSGTKYLGGHGDVLGGVVACSQERAAALRQVRILTGAVLHPLGGYLLHRGLATLPLRVRAAQASAAMLAVRLAVHRGVAKVHYPGLPGNDPRGLVGRQMRGPGAMIAFETADDAAAVVSHLKLITPAVSLGSVDTLIEHPALLTHRLVDEAGKATGGITPSLLRMSVGLEDPEDLWADLAQALTAAARVTVAVPAATPVPAAPQPVPAFTDPVEAFAGPVPASAEPVGGFAEPVGGFAEPVAGFAERAAVAPGWAVRDTSAQAAPEGLPVAA
- a CDS encoding Lrp/AsnC family transcriptional regulator encodes the protein MAENVALDTVDLAILRALQNDARISNKDLAAKVNVAASTCLERVRSLQRRGVLVGFHAEADPAALGRPLQAYIAVRVRPHNRDVVEPFIRFALDLPETLALSHIAGPDDFLVHVAVRDAAHLQRLILDGFTSRREVAHLQTQLIFDHVKKWDITVP